ATCAATAATCTCCTGCGGTTCTTCATCACGGGGATTATCCGAAGTAATAATGGTTAAATCTGCCAGTTTACCGGACACTTCTCCCATTTCATAACGGCGGAGCTTGGAGCGGTTGCCTCCACATCCGAATAAACATACCAGACGATTTGGTTTATACTCTTTTAGCGTTGTCAAAAGGCTCTCCAGACTCATGGCATTGTGTGCGTAATCAATCATCAAGGTAAATTCATCAGAAACTTTTACCATCTCAATTCTGCCTTTTACCTTTGCCTGCTTTAACGCTTTTTGAATATTCTCCGGCGTTACGCCGAAATGTCTGCACACGGCAATGGCGGTCAGAGAATTGTATACGCTGAAGGCTCCCGGCAAATCAATTTCCACAGGAAAATTCATCAAGCCTTTTACATCATAGGCAATTCCAAGTGTTCCTTTTCCTGTTACCAGCTTTGTGTTTTCTGCTCTTAAATCTGCCTTTTCGGAAAATCCGAAGGTTTCCACCTGACAGGTATGTCCCTCTAAAATCTCATCTAAATGGTCTGCATCTGCATTAAAAATACCCACCTTGCACTGCTTAAACAGAAGCGCCTTGCAGTGAAGATAATCTGCAAAGTCCTTGTGCTCATTTGGTCCGATATGGTCCGGCTCAATATTGGTAAAAATACCGATATCAAATTGAAAACCTGCTGTTCTGTGAAGCATCAAACCCTGAGAAGAAACCTCCATAACCACGCTGTCGCAGCCTGCCTCTACCATTTCTGCAAAGTATTTCTGAACCAGATAAGACTCCGGTGTGGTATTGGCAGAAGGAATTTTCTTCTCGCCGATAATGGTTTCAATGGTTCCGATAAGTCCTGTTTTATGACCGGCATTTTCCAAAATGGACTTTACAAGATAGGTTGTGGTTGTTTTTCCTTTTGTTCCCGTAATTCCTATGGTCTTTAATTTCTCTGCCGGATGTCCGAACCATGCGGCGGAGATACATGCCATGGCATAACGGCTGTTTTCCACCTGAATAACGGTTACTTCTTCCGGCACTTCCACCTTATCCTGCACAATTAAAACAGCTGCGCCTTTTTCTGCCACATCTTTGGCATAAGCGTGTCCGTCTGAAACCGCACCTTTTATACAGAAAAACAGACAGCCTTTTTCTGCTTTTCTGGAGTCAAATGTAATATTTGTAATTTCTTTATCCATTGTACCCTGAAGACACTGATATTCCAGCTTCTCCAGTAAATCTGCTAATTTTTTCATATTTTCATATTCCCCTTTCATAATCGGGTGTAGAATTTATCTTTCTCTTTAGAATAACACAAAAACAGGAGAAGGGGCAAGCCCCTCTCCCATGCCTTGCAGATTTTTAATAAAACCATTATTCTTTTATTTTTATTTTATATTTTTCCAGCCAGTAATTCACTTGCAGCATATATGCCAGCATCTGCGGTCCTGCCATAAGCTGGCCATACCATGGTTTTCCGTAATCGGAAGGACTGCTTAAAAACCGCTTTACCTTCTTTTCATCCAAAAACTGTTTTACAGGGGCATCCGGTCTTGCCAGAACACCTTTTAATTCTTCTCCCAGTAGCTTTTCATAGAAAGGATTATAGGTTTTTGGATAAGGACTTTTCTTTCTCCATAAAACGTCCTTCGGCAACAAGCCCTCGCCCGCAAAGCGCAGCAGCCCTTTTACCGTATGATTTCTATATTTCATATCCCATGGAACATTCCACAAATACTGCACAATTCTCTCATCTGCAAATGGCACTCTTGCATCCAAGCCACAAGCTCGGCTGGTTCTGTCCATTCTGTCTAAAAGTGTTGCCATAAACCATTTCAGATTTAAATAAGAAATCTCTCTTCGCCTTTTTTCTCTGCCTGTTTCACCTTCCAGCGCCGGTGTATCCTCTATGGTTTTTTCATAGGCTTCTCTTGCATACTCTTCCATAGGAAGACGCTCTATCCATGTATCTGCCAAAAGTGTCTGACGTGGCTTCATATCAAAAGACCATGGGAAAGCTCTCATAGCAAAGCTCTCTTCCTTATAAAACCAAGGATAGCCTCCGAAAATCTCGTCTGCCCCTTCCCCTGTTAAAACCACTTTTCTTTCCTTTGCCGTCTGTTCGCAAAAGTACAGCATTGAGCCTTCCACATCTGCCATACAAGGCAAATCTGCCGCATCCACGGCTTTATACAGATAAGCCACCAAATCATCATTGTCACATTCCAGATATCGATGCTTTGTGTCTGCATACTGTACCATTTTTTCTACCCATGGTCTGTCCTGACTGGGCTGAAACGCATTTGCCTTAAAATATTTCCGGTTTCCTTCAAAGTCAAAAGAAAAGGTATCCAGCTGCTGCCCCTGTCTTTTCAGTTCCTTTGCACAGATTGCCGTTACCAGACTGCTGTCTATCCCTCCTGACAAAAAGGTACTCACAGGGGTATTCGCCTGCATCTGACGTTTTACAGCATCTTTGAGCAACCATGCTGTTTTTTCCACAGTTTCAGGAAAAGAGTCTTTATGCTTAAAGCTTTCTAATTTCCAATATATGCGCTTTTGCAGTTTTCCCTCTTGAAAAACTACATATTGTGCCGGAATCACCTCTGAAATTCCCTGAAAAATATCGGCAGTGCGGCTTTTCGCAGGCCCCAGTGCAAAAATTTCACACAGTCCCTCCGTTGTTACAACAGCCTCTATTCCCGAATTTTCCAGCACGTCTTGAATTGTCGAGCCAAAGAAAATCTTATTTTTAAATAGGGTATAATACAGCGGTTTTACTCCTATTTTATCTCTGCAAAGTATAGCCTTTCTTTCTTTTCCATCCCAAAGCGCCAGAGCAAATGTGCCGTTTATTTTTTTAAAGAAGTCTTCTCCGTATTCTCGGTATCCTTTTAAACATATTTCCGGCACATCTCCCTTTACAATGAAAATTCCTCTGCCGGTTAATTCTCTTTTTAATTCCTCGAAATTGTATATTCCTCCGTCAAAAACAAGCTTATCTTCTGAAGTTTCTAATGTAAAATCAAAAAATCCTCTCATGTCCCTGCTCCTTTACTGAATAATGGGCTGATATTGTTTTCCTTCCAAGGCAGCCTTTGCCGCCGGAATTAAAAGATTGGTATGAGCAATCATAGAATTGGGCTTTTTCTCTGCGTTGTCCTGCCCAAAAGGTACAAAATAGATATTTTTTGCATTCATTAAAAGCCCGATATTTTTCATATTCATTCCCAGTGCATCATTGGTGGAAATGGATAACAGCAGCGGTTTTTCATTTCTCAGATGTGCCTTCGCCGCCATGAGCACCGGCGTATCGGTAATGCCGTTTGCCAGCTTTGCAATGGTATTTCCCGTGCAAGGCATGATAATCAAAAGGTCGAGAAGGTTTTTGGGTCCGATGGGCTCTGCCTGTGCAATGGTTTTCATAATTTTCTTTCCTGTAATTTCCTCTGCCCGTTTTACGAAATCCTCTGCATTTCCAAAACGGCTGTCTGTTTTCTGTGCAGAATTTGAAAAAATCGTCTGTACCTCTGCACCTTCCAAAACCAGATTTTCCAATTCCGTAAATAATTTTTTATAGGTACAGAAAGAACCGGTAATCGCCACTCCAATCTGTTTTCCTTTCAATTCCATAATATCTCCCTCCAAACAACTATTCCCTTTTTCCTTTCCTTTTTATCAGCTTTCCTAAAATTTCTGCCGAAGATTTCGGCGCATAGCTTCCCGGAAGTCCTGGAAGCAAAACAGCCTGTATTCCCTTTTCCTTTGCAGCCCCAAAATCCACGCCGCCGGGAGCAGACGCCAAATCTAAAATCAATGCTTTCTTAGGCGCATACTCCAGCAATGCCTTTGGAAGAACCATTGCCGGAATTGTATTAAAAATATAGTCTGCCTGTTCTAAATAAAGAGGAAATTTCCCCTTCTCTATGACTTCATCTGCCAACAAAGCAGCCCTCGCTTTTAATGCTTCTTCTTTCTCATAAACAGCCACATAGCAGCCCATTCTCTTTAAATAAGAAACCAAGGTGCTTCCGCATCTGCCATATCCCAAAACAATACAAAAACTTTTATATAAATTTCTGTCACTTCTTTTCATTGCCTCTGCCAGCGTACCTTCTGCCACAGCAACAGTATTCTCCATAACCGTGCGGCAGTCCTTTAAATAATCCACGCAAATAATTCCTTTTTCCTCTGCTTTCTTCAAAAAACTTGTGGGAATTCCTCCTGCAAAAAGCTTGCAACCCTCAGGTGCGTATTCTAAAATTTTTTCCAAAGACAAATCTTCTTTTTTCTCTTTCGAAAATATCTCTCCCCCTTTTAAAAAGGGAACAGGCGCAGCTATGACAGCAGCATCCTTTAACGCTTCTTTTAAAGAAGCTGCCTTGCTTCCATGAACACAGTTCACCGCATAAGTCACAACCTCATAGCCCTCTTTTTCCAGAATTTCCGCCAAATAAGCCTGACGCTTATCTCCTCCGATTACTGTTGCTTTATTTAAACAGAATTTCAATTTAATTCCAAAACCTTTTTCTTTTATGGTATGCCGAAAAATAAGATTGGTTATCCCATGATTTTATTGACAAAAAAGTGAAAAAAATGTAGAATGAACATTGTTCAACACAAAAGAAAGGACTTATTGATTATGAAACGATATTTGAATTTTGCATTTTATTATTTCCTGTTTGCTATGGCAGGAGGCGTTTTTTATCGGGAATTTACAAAGTTTTTAGACTTTTCCGGAAAAACCACCTTATCACTGGTACATGTGCATCTTATGGTTTTAGGTACTTTCCTGTTCCTGCTCCTTGCATTGTTTACCAGACACCTGAATCTTGAGGAAGAACGTTCTTTTCGCAGATTTCTCATTCTTCATTCCATTGCACTGCCTTTTATGGTTATCATGATGCTGGTTCGTGGTGTTTTACAGGTTTTGGGAACTTCCCTTTCCTCCGGTGCAAATGCTGCGATTTCCGGAATTGCAGGAATTTCTCATATTCTTATGCTAATTTCCTTCCTGCTGCTGTTTCATGCGCTGAGAAAATGCAGTGAATAAATAATATATCAAAAGAATTATTGACCATACCGGATTTATACTTTTTCGGTATGGTTATTTTTTACACATAATTAATATTGCATCTATTCGTCAGTGCGTATATAATATTTATTATAATTATTTAGGAGATTATTATGGATTATATATCAGTAAAAGAAGCTGCACAGAAATTTCAGCTTTCTGAAAGACGAGTACAAAAGCTTTGCGAAACAAATAGAATTGATGGATGTACTATGGTAAGTGGTATTTGGTTAATTCCTGCTATGGCAAAAAAGCCTTCTGATGAAAGATTATCCTCTGCACCAAAATCAGAAGACGATTTAACATTAAAAGAATTATGTGAAGAATTATCTATTTCTACTGCTACCGGAAGAAATTGGATAAAGCTTGGAAAATTAACTCCGGAATGTACCGATAAAAGAACACCTTACTTCTCAAAAAAATATGTTGCCCAATTATATGCAGAACTTCATTCAGGAGAAAATAAAGCCTTAAAAAGTAGAAGAAATAAAAAATTCATATCTGGCAATTCCCTATATAATTCTTATGTATCAGAACAATGTCAGAATATACAATCCTTACAAAAACTATTAGATTTAATAACTGCTAGGAACATTGATTTAGATGTCTCAATTATTCAATTATTGGTTGCTGATTGTGCTTTACATTTATTCTTATACAAACAGGAATTGCAAATGGAGAAAAGCCCAAATTTGTTGTTACAATTTTTAACCGAACAATTCTCTATCGGCGAATATGATAAATTAATTCGAAACCTGATTGATGATACTGAGACAGCAATATCTTTTTGCAGAACTCATTCTTCCATTTTTAACATAGAATATGTATATGAACCTACTGAGGACATATTAGGTTTAATCTACATTTCCTGCAAAAATATAGGAAACAGAAAAGCTACCGGTTCTTATTATACACCGACAAAGGTTGTCAAAAATCTCATAAGTAAGCTTGATTTCCAAGCCACGCCAAAAATATTGGACCCTTGTTGCGGAACAGGAAACTTTCTTCTACAATTACCGGACCATATTCCATTTGACTCAGTATTTGGCAATGATATAGATACAGTTAGTGTCAAAATTACAAGGCTTAATATGGCTCTTAAATATGACGTACCTGTCTCATCTATTTGCGAACATATTACTGCGTTTAATTATCTAACTGAATATACAAATACAGGTTTCCGTTACATTATTGGTAATCCGCCTTGGGGATTTGAATTCTCCGTAAGCGAAAAAAATAAATTAAGAAAATTATTTAAAGCTACTTCCGGTAAAAATATAGAGTCATACGATATTTTTATTGAGCAATCCCTTAATCATCTTTCAGATAACGGACATTTAGCATTTATTCTTCCTGAAGCCATACTGAATGTAAAAGCCCACACTAATATCAGAGAAATCATACTAAAAAACTGTTCCATAAAAAATATCGATTTCTTAGGAAATGCTTTTGACGGAGTTCAGTGTCCTTGTATCCTTCTTGATTTGCAATGTACACGTTCCCCTCTATCCACCCTAGGCATGAATGTAAATACAGGCTCTGATGCCTTTACCATAAACCTAGAACGTAAAGTTACATCCAAATATTTTAGTTTTACAACAACAGATGCGGAATATCAGGTACTTAATAAAATCAAAACTATCAAAAATGCTTCTTTCCTATTGGGAAACGCTGACTTTGCTTTAGGCATTGTAACCGGCAATAACAAAAAATATATTTCTAATGTAAAAACCAGTGAAAACGAAATGGTATTAAAGGGCGCTGATATTCTTAAATATCATATCAACACTACAACAAATTACATTACCTTTGAGCCTGAAAACTTCCAGCAAGTTGCACCCACAGAAATATACCGTGCACAAGAAAAACTTCTGTACCGTTTTATAAGCAATCAATTTGTTTTTGCCTACGATGATAAACAAACACTTTCCTTAAATAGCTGTAACATCGTCATACCTAAAATACCGGGAATTAAAATAAAATATGTATTAGCAATACTAAACTCAAGAATTGCACAGTTCATTTATAAAAAAGAATTCAATTCAGTAAAAATTTTACGCTCTCATATTGAAAACATCCCTATTCCTTTCATAGATGAAGCAGCACAAGATAAAATCATTGCCATTACTGATAAACTGATTGCCGGACTCAGTTCAGAGGAAACCATCCACGTTTATAATGAACTAGATGCACTAATTGCGGAGATTTTCAATCTTAATCCCTCAGAAATAGAGATTATAAAAAAAGCCGTAGACGGAGAAAATAAATTTTTACTATAATGCAAATAAGAGCCAATGTTTATAAAAAACACGGCTCTTATTCGTTATTTTCCTTTTCTCTTTACTTCATTGAGGACATCTCTCTCATTAACCAAGAAAGGGGAAAGTTCTTCTTCTGTCATAAAAACTTGTCCTTCAAATATCTGTGCTCCATCAACGCCTGTATTTTCATTTCTATGTTGAGGACTTAGTTTTCCGGTCTTCTGTAATTCATCACTTGTAAGTACCCAATATAATAAGTCGTCTCGGCAAACACCAATCCAAATAAATATGTCACAGCAAGAAGGTTTTAACTGCTGGTAATGATATTTAAACGAATTCGTTGTAGCTTCTGTATGTAAATATGCTCTGCTGGCAAGACTGCCACTTGTCTTTGTACTATTAGCTCTGCAAGCTTTTACCTCTACCCTTATCCCATCAAGCCATAAATCAAATTCTCCGTCAAAATCGGGATATATAGAAGTCATATTTTCTTTTGTTGCCTTTACAAATTCTGGAAATAAACTAAGAATATGTTTCTCTCCCCATGTTTCTCCAAAAGTACGTGGAGCCATCTCAAACAAATCCAAATATTGATTTCTCTTAGCATACGCATCCTGCAATTCCACATATTTTTCATACGTTATTGTTTGTGTAGCCAGCAAATACGCAAATATTCTTCCTTCTGTACTAAAAGGAAATATGGCTTTCTCTTTCTTAATCATTTCTATAACGTTTTTATTTCCACCCGATTGTTTCAAAAGCTCATCTAATTGCTTTCTTAATTCTCTCATTTATCCTTTCCTTCTCTGTAAAATTTCCTCAACCCAATATCTTTTCTCTTATGACAATCTTCCTTTAAAATCCTCATATCCAAAGCTTTTCACCAGTTTCATTTCCCCGTTCCTGTCTCTCCAGACAATATCCGGCAGAGGCATTCCGTTAAAGGTATTCGTCTTCACCATGGTGTAAAGAGCCATATCCTCAAAGACTACCAAATCCCCTTCTTTTAAAGGAGCATCAAAGGAATAATCGCCCATAACATCCCCTGCAAGACAGGTAGGACCTGCAAGCCTTACTGTACAAGCTTTTTCCCCTGCTAAACCGCTGTCCTTTACAGGAGGACGATACGGCATTTCCAGAACGTCCGGCATGTGACAAGCTGCGGAAGTGTCTAAAATGGCAATATCCATTCCGTTATGTACCACCTCTAAAACCTGTGAAACCAGAAATCCTGCATCCAGCACCACTGCTTCTCCCGGCTCTAAATAGACTTCCACATCATAGGTTTCTTTTAAATGGCGCACCATTCTGATTAAAGCATCTACGTCATAATCTGCTTTTGTAATGTGATGTCCGCCGCCTAAATTCAGCCATTTCATCTGATACAGATATTTGCCGAATTTTTCTTCCACTGCTTTTAAGGTAATTTCCAAAGCATCTGCTCCCTGCTCGCAGAGGGTATGAAAATGCAGTCCGTCTAACTCCGAAAGCAGTTCTTCCTCAAAGTTTTCCAAAGTGGTTCCCAAACGGGAAAAATCAGCACAGGGGTCATAAATCGCATGACCTTCCTGTGTGGAGCACTGAGGGTTAATGCGAAGTCCTACGGATTTCCCTGCTGCTTTTGCTTTTTTCGCAAATTTTTTAAACTGTGTGGGAGAATTAAATACCACATCATCTGCGTATTTTAAAATTTCATCAAATTCCTTTTCTCTGTATGCAGGAGAAAAGACATGAGTTTCCTTGCCGAATTCCTCACATCCAAGCTTTGCCTCGTAAAGTCCGCTTGCCGTAGTCCCTGCCAGATATTCTCTCATAAGAGGATAAGCATAAAACATGGAAAATGCCTTCTGTGCCAGCAATATTTTGCATCCGCTTTTTTCTGACACAGATTTCAAAATTTCCAGATTATGCAAAAGCCGTTTCTCATCTACCAGAAAATACGGTGTGGAAAATTCGTTTTTCTCTCCCCCGCTCATTAGTCCACCAGTACCGGTGTATGAGTTTCTTTCCATGGAAGTCCCCATTTATTTAATGCGTCCATAAACGGGTCTGGATCAAACTCTTCAATGTTGTGAACACCCGGTTTATTCCATTTACCTGTCATAACCATCATCGCACCAATCATAGCAGGTACACCGGTGGTATAAGCAACTGCCTGAGAACCAACCTCTTTATAACATTCTTCATGGTCGCAAATGTTGTAAAGATAATAAGTTTTCTCTTTTCCGTCCTTTTTCCCTTGAAAAATACATCCGATATTTGTCTTTCCTTTTGTACGAGGTCCTAAAGAAGCAGGGTCAGGAAGCACTGCCTTTAAGAACTGTAACGGAATAATTTCTTTGCCTTCGTACATAATCGGTTCAATGGAGGTCATTCCAACATTTTCCAAACATTTTAAATGTGTCAGATAACTCTGTCCGAAAGTCATAAAGAAACGAATTCTTTTAATTCCCGGAATGTTAAGAGCCAGACTTTCAATTTCTTCATGGTGAAGCAGATACATATCTTTTTCTCCCACGCCTTCAAAATTGTATTCTCTCTTAATTTCCATAGGCTCTGTTTCTACCCAATGACCGTCTTCCCAGTAAGAGCCTTTTGCAGAAACCTCACGAATGTTAATTTCCGGATTAAAGTTTGTCGCAAATGGATAGCCGTGGTCTCCGCCGTTGCAGTCTAAAATATCAATATAGTTAATTTCATCAAACTCATGTTTTAACGCATAAGCGCTGAATACACCTGTTACACCCGGATCAAAACCGCTTCCTAAAAGAGCTGTAATTCCTGCTTCTTCAAATTTTTCTCTGTAAGCCCACTGCCAGCTATATTCAAATTTTGCTGTATCTTCCGGCTCATAATTGGCTGTATCAATATAATGTGTCTTTGTTGCAAGGCAGGCATCCATAATGGTAAGGTCCTGATAAGGAAGAGCCAGATTTAAAACCACATCCGGTTTTACTTCATTAATCAATGCAATCAGTTCGTCTACATTATCTGCATTTACCTGTGCAGTAGTGATTTTTGTCTTTGTTGTTCCCTGTAATTTTTCTTTTAACGCATCACATTTGGATACTGTACGGCTGGCAATACAAATTTCTTCAAATACCTCGCTGTTCTGACAGCATTTGTGAATGGCTACGGATGCTACGCCTCCGCATCCGATAATCAACGCTTTTCCCATGTTTTTTTCCTCCTGTTTTTCATGTTCTTTTATATTTTACTTCTTGCTTAAAGCCAGAAGCATTTCTCTGATAATTTTTCCTGCTGCGGCTGTGGAAGCCCCGCTTTGGTCGTAATGAGGGCTTAACTCATTGACATCACAGCCCACCACATTTGCTTTTTCGCATACTGATGTGGCAGCCCTTCTAAGCTCGTCAAAGCTTACCCCGCCCGGCTCCGGTGTTCCTGTCCCCGGAAATACGGAAGGGTCCATAACATCTAAATCTACGGTAAAATAAACAGGTTTCCCCTTTAATTCCTCTAGCGCTTCTTCCAGACCGTCAAAGGAGAATTTCTGCATTTTCACATGCTCCTTTGCCCAGTAAAATTCATCTCTGTCTCCGGAACGAATTCCAAACTGATGAATTTTACCGTCTCCTGTCATTTCCCAGCATCTGCGCAGTACACAGGCATGGGAAAGCTTTGCGTCTAAATATTCTTCTCTTAAATCCGCATGTGCATCAAAGTGAATAATGCAAACCTCAGGATATTGCTCCCATACGGCACGAAAAGCACCCAAAGTCACCAGATGCTCACCGCCTACCATAAACGGCAGCTTTTTATCTTTTAAAATCAACGCTGTGCGATGATAAATATCCGTAAGAGCGGATTTCGTATTTCCAAAAGAAAGCTCTAAATCTCCGGAGTCCATAATTTTACAGTCTCTTAAATCCTTATCCTGATAAGGACTGTAACTTTCCAGACCGTAGGACTCATGACGGACTGCGCTACTGCCAAACCGTGTTCCCGGTCTAAAAGAGGTTGTGGAGTCAAAAGGCGCTCCGAAAAGCACAATTTCCGCCTCATTGTATTCCTTATCACATTCTAAAAAAGTTTCTATATTATTTTTCAACATCTTTTAACAGTTCCTCCACGTATGCGGGCAGATAAAATGCCCCTTTATGTAATGTAGTGGTATAATAATGCGTTTTTATTCCTCTTTCATTCCAACGCTTTTCGTCCAAATCTCTGAGAGGGTGATACTTCTTAGATGCAAAACCAAACAGCCAATGTCCGGAAGGATAAGTAGGAATATGTGCCTGATAAATTCTGCTGATTGGAAAGGACTCTGTAATATTCCTGTGCGCCCGCTGACAGGCAAGAGCATCTTCCTCGTAGAAAGGACTTTCATGCTGATTTACCATAATGCCGTCTTCCTTTAAAGCTTTATAGCAGTTGCCGTAAAATTCTCTTGTAAAAAGTCCTTCTCCCGGTCCAAATGGGTCGGTGGAGTCCACAATAATCAAATCATATTCCTCTTTGCAGCGGCGGATGAATTTCAGCCCATCTTCGTAGAAAATATGCACACGTTCATCCTCCAGTCCGCAGGCCGTGTGAGGAAAATATTCTTTGCACACCTCTACCACCATTTCATCAATTTCCACCAAATCAATTCGTTTGATTTCCTCATATCTGGTAAGCTCTCTTACCACGCCGCCGTCTCCTGCGCCGATAACCAGTATATTTTCCACATGAGGATGTACTGCCATAGGAATATGGGTAATCATTTCATGGTAGATAAATTCATCCTTTTCTGTAAACATCATATAGCCGTCTAATGTGAGAAATTTTCCGAATTCCGGTGACTCAAAGACATCAATTCTCTGGAACTCACTCTGCCCGCTGTATAACTGTTTATCCACACGGATAGAAAATTTCACATTATTTGTCTGTTTTTCTGAAAACCATAAATCCATATTAAACTCCTTTCAGCACATTCAAATAATTGATTTCTGCATCCTCAGGGCCTGTAATGGTACAGCCCTTTTCCTTTGCATACTCAATATGCTCGATAATCTCTTTTGTCACTCTTTCTCCTGGCGCTAAAATAGGAATTCCCGGCGGATAACACATAACAAACTCACTGCAAATAAAGCCGATTGCGTCTCGCAGTGTTTTGGACTCCTTTTCTGCGTAAAAAGCTTCCTGAGGAGATACTGCCACCTGAGGCGGAATATATTCCTGCTCAATTAAATCCACCTTTGTCTTGCCAAACCGCCTTGCAACCTCAGAAAGAGAAGACACCAATCGCTCAATATCACGTTTTCTGTCTCCGATAGACAAATATGCCAAAATATTTCCAAAATCTCCGAATTCAATCTGAATGTCATATTCATCCCGCAGCAAATCATAGACTTCAATTCCCGCAAGTCCTGTTTCCAAGGTATGAATAGAAAGCTTTGTCACATCAAAATCATACACACTGTCCTTGTTTATGATTTCCTTGGAAAATGCGTAAAAGCCCGGAATTTCGTTAATCTCTTTTCTGGCATATTCTGCCAGCTCAATGACCTTTTCAAAGGTTTCTCTGCCTCTCAATGCCAGATTTCTTCTGGAAATATCCAGACTGGACATCAAAAGATAAGAACCGCTGGTCGTCTGCGTCAGATTGATAATCTGTCTTACATGTCCTTCCGGCATATTCGGTCCGATTAAAAGCAGAGAGCTCTGCGTCAGACTTCCTCCCGATTTGTGCATGGAAACTGCTGCCATATCTGCTCCTGCATCCATAGCGGAAACAGGAAGCTTGTCTGAAAAATAAAAATGCGTTCCGTGCGCCTCATCCGCCAGACAATACATTCCGTTATCATGTGCCAGCTTTACAATGGACTGAATATCAGAGCAAACGCCGTAGTAGGTAGGATTGTTTACTAAAACTGCCTTTGCATCGGGATTTTCCCGAATTACCCTTTCCACATCCGCCACAGACATTCCAAGAGGAATTCCAAGACGATTGCTGCACTGTGGATTTACATACACAGGCACTGCTCCGCACAGTACCATTGCCGTAAGCACGCTTCGGTGCACATTCCTCGGAAGAATAATTTTCTCTCCTCTTTTTGCAACCGATAAAATCATGCTCTGCACCGAAGAAGTTGTCCCCCCTACCATCAAAAAAGCGTGGGCCGCATGAAAAGCCTCTGCTGCCAGCTCCTCTGCCTGACGGATAACGGAGACCGGATGACAAAGATTGTCAAGAGGTTTCATAGAGTTTACATCTAAATTCATACAGCGATCTCCCAAAAGACGCTCCAGCTCCGGATTTCCCCTTCCTCTTTTATGTCCCGGCACATCAAAGGGCACGACTCTCATCTTTCTGAATTTTTCTAAAGCCTCATAAATCGGGGCACTTTCCTGCGATAACTTTTCCATTTCTGCCTCCTTTTATCAGACTGTTTTTCCGATAAAAATTTCTGTCATTTCTTTCTTTAAACGATTTTCTATATCCTGTTTCTTTTCTTTTGAAAGTTCCTCTATATTTGTATTAAATAAATAATCATCTAAACAAATTTTTTCCCGCACCATTTTCGTATGGAATAAATTCGCTTCCGGTACGTTGATATCCACAGCGTTATATTCTT
The DNA window shown above is from Blautia hansenii DSM 20583 and carries:
- the speE gene encoding polyamine aminopropyltransferase translates to MDLWFSEKQTNNVKFSIRVDKQLYSGQSEFQRIDVFESPEFGKFLTLDGYMMFTEKDEFIYHEMITHIPMAVHPHVENILVIGAGDGGVVRELTRYEEIKRIDLVEIDEMVVEVCKEYFPHTACGLEDERVHIFYEDGLKFIRRCKEEYDLIIVDSTDPFGPGEGLFTREFYGNCYKALKEDGIMVNQHESPFYEEDALACQRAHRNITESFPISRIYQAHIPTYPSGHWLFGFASKKYHPLRDLDEKRWNERGIKTHYYTTTLHKGAFYLPAYVEELLKDVEK
- a CDS encoding aminotransferase class I/II-fold pyridoxal phosphate-dependent enzyme, encoding MEKLSQESAPIYEALEKFRKMRVVPFDVPGHKRGRGNPELERLLGDRCMNLDVNSMKPLDNLCHPVSVIRQAEELAAEAFHAAHAFLMVGGTTSSVQSMILSVAKRGEKIILPRNVHRSVLTAMVLCGAVPVYVNPQCSNRLGIPLGMSVADVERVIRENPDAKAVLVNNPTYYGVCSDIQSIVKLAHDNGMYCLADEAHGTHFYFSDKLPVSAMDAGADMAAVSMHKSGGSLTQSSLLLIGPNMPEGHVRQIINLTQTTSGSYLLMSSLDISRRNLALRGRETFEKVIELAEYARKEINEIPGFYAFSKEIINKDSVYDFDVTKLSIHTLETGLAGIEVYDLLRDEYDIQIEFGDFGNILAYLSIGDRKRDIERLVSSLSEVARRFGKTKVDLIEQEYIPPQVAVSPQEAFYAEKESKTLRDAIGFICSEFVMCYPPGIPILAPGERVTKEIIEHIEYAKEKGCTITGPEDAEINYLNVLKGV